A window from Limanda limanda chromosome 14, fLimLim1.1, whole genome shotgun sequence encodes these proteins:
- the LOC133019172 gene encoding tripartite motif-containing protein 16-like, whose protein sequence is MEQQENPLDRERFSCSICVDLLKDPVTTGCGHSYCKSCINTHLDKEEERGSYSCPECRQTFTPRPVLEKNTMLADLVEELKKTGLQAAPADHCCAGPQNVACDVCTGRKQKALNSCLVCLASYCEKHLQPHFQSAPLKKHKLVEPSEKLHENICSRHDEVMKMFCRTDQQCICYLCSLEEHKDHDTVSAAAERTERQRELGLRRQTIQQRVQDTEKDVKLLPQEEEAVNGSADKAVEDSEEIFTEMIRLLEKRSSDVEQQIRSQQETEAGRVRELQERLEQEITELKRKDHELKQLSDTEDHNKFLHNYPSLSPLSDSTHPSSFRIRPLKNFEDVTAAVSQVRGRLQDILSETGTEILQIVSRVDVLLRQPEPETRADFLRYSQEITLDPNTAHRRLLLSEGNRKVTGTIEEQSYSNHPDRFPYWYQVLSRESLTGRCYWEVEVGVAVGVAVTYKNISRAGNSLQYQFGSNDKSWSLCCVVNRYNFNYNNIWTPLSGPVSSRVGVYLDHSAGVLSFFSVSDTMTLLHRVQTTFTQPLYAGVYVYCSGSTAEFCKLK, encoded by the coding sequence atggagcagcaagaaaatccacttgacagagaaagattctcctgttcgatctgtgtggatctactgaaggatccggtgactactggctgtggacacagctactgtaagagctgtattaacacccacttggacaaagaggaggagagaggaagctacagctgccctgagtgtagacagaccttcacaccgaggcctgtcctggagaaaaacaccatgttagctgatttagtggaggagctgaagaagactggactccaagctgctcctgctgatcactgctgtGCTGGACCTCAaaatgtggcctgtgatgtctgcactgggagaaaacagaAGGCTCTCaattcctgtttggtttgtttggcctcttattgtgagaaacacctccagcctcattttcagtcagctccattgaaaaagcacaagctggtggagccctctgAGAAGCTCCatgagaacatctgctctcgtcacgatgaggtgatgaagatgttctgccgcactgatcagcagtgtatctgttatctctgctctttggaggaacataaagaccacgacacagtgtcagctgcagcagaaaggactgagaggcagagagagctcgggctgaggagacaaacaatccagcagagagtccaggacacagagaaagatgtgaaactgcttccacaggaggaggaggccgtcaatggctctgctgataaagcagtggaggacagtgaggagatcttcactgagatgatccgtctgctggagaaaagaagctctgatgtggagcagcagatcagatcccagcaggaaactgaagcgggacgagtcagagagcttcaggagagactggagcaggagatcactgagctgaagaggaaagaccatgaactgaagcagctctcagacacagaggatcacaacaagtttctacacaactacccctcactgtcaccactcagtgactCTACACAcccatccagcttcaggatccgtcctctgaagaactttgaggacgtgacagcagctgtgtcacaggtcagaggtcgactacaggacattctgagtgagacagggacagagattttacagattgtgtctcgagtggatgttttactgcgacaaccagagccagagaccagagctgacttcttaagatattcacaggaaatcacactggatccaaacacagcacacagacgtctgttattatctgagggaaacagaaaagtaacaggaACGATTgaagaacagtcttattctaatcacccagacagattcccTTATTGgtatcaggtcctgagtagagagagtctgactggacgttgttactgggaggtggaggtgggggtggcagttggtgtagcagtcacatacaagaatatcagcagagcaggaaactcaCTTCAATATCAATTTGGAtcaaatgataaatcttggtcattatgtTGTGTTGTAAACAGATATAACTTTAATTACAACAACATCTGGACTCCactgtcaggtcctgtgtcctccagagtaggagtgtacctggatcacagtgcaggtgttctgtccttcttcagcgtctctgacaccatgactctcctccacagagtccagaccacattcactcagcctctctatgctggagtttatgtttattgttctggatccacagctgagttctgtaaactcaaatag